A DNA window from Sporosarcina sp. ANT_H38 contains the following coding sequences:
- a CDS encoding trimeric intracellular cation channel family protein codes for MAWDVFSFIGTAAFAISGAIVAMEEEYDIFGVYILGIVTAFGGGAVRNVLIGVPVSVLWDQQFLFLVASILITIIFFFSRYLLAHWIRWGNYFDAIGLAAFAIQGAMLAISLNMSLYAIMVAAVLTGAGGGVIRDLLAGRRPLIFKREIYAVWAAIAGLLVGLGLFKSDLALYALLVMTAGLRILSLIFHWKLPNGKIH; via the coding sequence TTGGCTTGGGACGTTTTTAGCTTTATCGGTACTGCAGCATTTGCCATTTCGGGCGCAATTGTTGCAATGGAAGAAGAATACGATATTTTTGGCGTTTATATATTGGGTATTGTTACTGCATTTGGCGGTGGCGCTGTTCGTAATGTCTTAATAGGTGTCCCTGTCTCCGTTTTATGGGATCAGCAATTTTTATTTCTTGTTGCAAGTATATTGATAACCATTATTTTCTTTTTCTCTAGATATCTTCTTGCACATTGGATTAGATGGGGTAATTATTTTGATGCTATTGGATTGGCTGCGTTCGCCATTCAAGGTGCCATGCTGGCTATATCACTGAATATGTCGCTTTACGCAATAATGGTTGCAGCAGTCCTGACTGGAGCCGGCGGCGGAGTCATTCGCGACCTTCTAGCAGGTAGAAGACCTCTGATATTCAAACGAGAAATCTACGCAGTGTGGGCTGCGATCGCAGGTTTACTTGTCGGCCTTGGCCTATTCAAAAGCGATCTTGCACTTTATGCATTGCTTGTAATGACTGCCGGTCTCCGTATTCTTTCACTGATCTTCCACTGGAAACTACCTAACGGAAAAATTCATTAA
- the hfq gene encoding RNA chaperone Hfq: protein MKQVNMQETFLNSLRKNNTFVTVFLLNGFQLKGLIKSYDNYTVLLESDGKQQLIYKHAISTYVPTKPVILKDETE from the coding sequence ATGAAACAGGTTAACATGCAAGAAACTTTTTTAAACTCGTTGCGAAAGAATAACACATTTGTAACGGTATTCTTACTGAATGGTTTTCAGCTGAAAGGACTTATTAAATCGTATGATAATTACACTGTCTTGCTAGAATCAGACGGTAAACAGCAACTTATTTACAAGCATGCGATTTCAACATATGTCCCAACAAAACCGGTTATTTTAAAAGACGAAACAGAGTAA
- the miaA gene encoding tRNA (adenosine(37)-N6)-dimethylallyltransferase MiaA, producing the protein MTNYPEVIAIVGPTASGKTALSVELAKIIGGEVINGDAMQVYKGLDIGTAKITVEEMGGIPHHLFDVKEPNEPFSVAEYQTNVRNWIKDIQGRGKTPIIAGGTGLYIQSVLFDFRFTEEAADLVVRKRLELELAEKGAAYLYDKLVELDPVSAEKIHPNNHRRLVRALEIIEVTGKTKDDHEDDAGHAPLYDHLIVGLEMDRDVLYERIDRRVDLMMEKGLLEEAEKLWDEGIRSMQSVQAIGYKELHLYMEGKLEKEEAVDLIKKNTRNYAKRQMTYFRNKLDISWFDAELGTNGILNRILEILKEFEHPSRIK; encoded by the coding sequence TTGACTAATTATCCAGAAGTGATTGCAATCGTTGGACCGACAGCATCCGGGAAGACGGCTTTAAGTGTCGAACTCGCCAAAATAATCGGTGGGGAAGTCATTAACGGTGATGCGATGCAAGTGTACAAAGGTCTTGATATTGGGACTGCAAAAATTACCGTGGAAGAAATGGGAGGCATTCCCCATCATTTGTTTGATGTGAAAGAACCGAATGAACCTTTTTCTGTCGCCGAATACCAAACGAATGTCCGTAATTGGATTAAAGATATCCAGGGACGTGGAAAAACACCGATTATCGCGGGGGGGACCGGTTTATACATACAATCGGTATTGTTTGATTTCCGCTTTACGGAAGAAGCGGCAGATCTCGTAGTAAGAAAACGCTTGGAGTTGGAATTGGCCGAAAAAGGGGCCGCATACCTGTATGATAAACTTGTCGAGCTTGATCCAGTGAGTGCTGAAAAAATTCATCCAAACAATCATCGCCGGCTTGTTCGGGCGCTTGAAATCATTGAAGTGACAGGAAAAACGAAAGATGATCACGAAGACGATGCGGGACACGCACCTCTTTATGATCATCTCATCGTCGGTCTTGAAATGGACCGTGACGTACTTTATGAACGAATCGATCGACGCGTTGATTTGATGATGGAAAAAGGTCTTTTAGAGGAAGCTGAAAAGCTATGGGATGAAGGAATTCGAAGCATGCAGTCTGTGCAGGCTATTGGTTATAAAGAACTTCATCTATACATGGAGGGAAAATTAGAAAAAGAAGAGGCTGTTGACTTAATTAAGAAAAACACGCGTAACTATGCAAAACGGCAAATGACCTATTTCCGTAACAAACTGGATATCTCCTGGTTCGATGCAGAACTGGGTACAAACGGAATTTTAAATAGAATTTTGGAAATATTGAAGGAATTTGAACATCCAAGTCGAATAAAGTAA
- a CDS encoding alpha/beta hydrolase, producing the protein MREATIEMTDGFLTHAVVTKPEGKPVGHIHLLHGMAEHIGRYEEFAEYLVAKGYIVSGHDHRGHGKTAKMNGIKGHFADENGFDHVVQDAYEIISKLREQYPSPRFILFGHSMGSFVARRYVQLHGSEVDLAIFSGTGGDPGASRFAGQAAAYIRGKKNGFDQPDNFLNKLVFGGFNKSVQQPKTPFDWLSRDTEAVEKYIVDPACGTVPTTQFFADLFKGLGVIHDNDEVKKVPEKLSILLISGNEDPVGNNGKGVWEVAKQYDNAGLKNVTVMLFEGGRHEMLHEKNRHHVFKAVYDWIGKID; encoded by the coding sequence ATGAGGGAAGCGACAATAGAAATGACAGACGGTTTTTTAACCCATGCAGTTGTGACGAAACCTGAGGGGAAACCGGTAGGGCATATCCATCTTCTTCACGGCATGGCTGAACACATTGGCAGGTACGAAGAATTTGCAGAATACCTCGTAGCGAAGGGCTATATCGTTTCTGGACACGATCACCGGGGACATGGGAAGACAGCTAAAATGAATGGGATTAAAGGCCATTTTGCCGATGAAAACGGATTTGACCACGTTGTTCAGGACGCATACGAAATTATTTCGAAACTTCGCGAACAATATCCATCACCGCGTTTTATACTGTTTGGCCATAGTATGGGATCATTCGTTGCACGAAGGTATGTCCAGCTCCACGGAAGCGAAGTCGATTTGGCGATCTTTTCAGGGACGGGTGGAGACCCTGGAGCTAGCCGTTTTGCAGGGCAAGCAGCGGCTTATATACGCGGAAAGAAAAATGGCTTTGATCAGCCTGATAATTTTTTGAATAAACTCGTTTTTGGCGGCTTCAATAAATCGGTACAGCAACCTAAAACTCCGTTCGACTGGCTGTCTAGAGATACCGAGGCTGTTGAGAAGTACATTGTTGATCCGGCTTGTGGGACAGTTCCTACAACGCAATTTTTTGCGGATTTATTCAAAGGACTTGGAGTAATTCATGATAATGATGAAGTGAAAAAAGTTCCTGAAAAACTTTCTATTTTACTTATTTCCGGTAATGAAGACCCGGTAGGTAACAATGGGAAGGGTGTTTGGGAAGTAGCAAAGCAATACGATAACGCGGGTTTGAAGAATGTGACGGTTATGCTGTTCGAAGGCGGTAGGCACGAAATGCTTCACGAAAAGAATCGACATCACGTCTTCAAAGCTGTATATGATTGGATTGGGAAAATTGACTAA
- the glpK gene encoding glycerol kinase GlpK, which translates to MGKYILAIDQGTTSTRAILFDRKGDIVHSSQREFKQIYPKPGWVEHNASEIWGSVLSVIGSVLAESSSGTEDIDSIGITNQRETTVVWDKKTGQPVYNAIVWQSRQSQEIIDDLAEAGHEKMIQDKTGLKLDPYFSASKVKWILDNVEGTRERAEKGGLLFGTIDSFLIWKLSGGAAHVTDYSNASRTMLYNIADLKWDTELCELLQVPESMLPEVRSSSEIYTTTAKSVFFGAEIPIAGAAGDQQCALFGQACFHKGMAKNTYGTGCFMLLNTGDQMVRSENGLLTTIAWGLDGKVTYALEGSVFVAGSAIQWLRDGLRMIKKASETGAYATRVASSDGVYVVPAFVGLGTPYWDSEARGAIFGLSRGTEKEHFIRATVEALAYQSKDVLLTMEKDAGMDIGVLRVDGGAVENTFLMQFQSDLLQGDVELSKYHETTALGAAYLAGIATGFFGTLEDVETLWTKETTYSPLMKVDERDRLYTGWKKAVEATRIFKP; encoded by the coding sequence ATGGGGAAATATATACTTGCAATCGATCAAGGAACCACGAGTACACGTGCAATTCTATTCGATAGAAAAGGTGATATTGTTCATTCTTCACAACGGGAATTCAAACAAATTTATCCGAAGCCAGGTTGGGTCGAGCATAATGCCAGTGAAATTTGGGGTTCTGTTCTATCGGTTATTGGTTCGGTTTTGGCGGAAAGTAGCAGTGGTACTGAAGATATTGATAGCATTGGGATTACGAACCAACGAGAAACAACCGTCGTGTGGGATAAAAAGACAGGTCAGCCTGTTTATAATGCAATCGTCTGGCAATCGAGGCAATCTCAAGAAATCATTGATGATCTAGCAGAAGCGGGTCACGAAAAAATGATTCAGGATAAGACAGGTCTAAAGTTAGATCCCTATTTTTCAGCATCAAAAGTGAAATGGATCCTCGACAATGTTGAAGGGACACGGGAGCGGGCTGAAAAAGGGGGATTATTATTCGGCACAATCGATTCGTTTCTTATCTGGAAGTTATCAGGTGGGGCGGCGCATGTAACGGATTATTCAAATGCATCAAGGACGATGTTATACAATATTGCTGATTTGAAATGGGACACTGAATTATGTGAACTTCTGCAAGTTCCAGAATCGATGCTTCCAGAAGTCCGCTCTTCATCAGAAATTTACACAACAACAGCTAAGTCTGTCTTTTTCGGTGCTGAAATCCCAATTGCGGGCGCTGCAGGCGATCAGCAATGTGCGCTTTTCGGTCAGGCATGTTTTCATAAAGGGATGGCGAAAAATACGTATGGGACTGGCTGTTTCATGCTCCTCAATACGGGCGATCAGATGGTGCGGTCAGAAAATGGTCTTTTAACAACAATTGCATGGGGGTTGGACGGGAAAGTGACGTATGCGCTAGAAGGTAGTGTGTTTGTTGCTGGTTCTGCTATTCAATGGCTTCGAGACGGACTAAGAATGATTAAGAAGGCCTCCGAAACTGGAGCGTATGCAACTCGTGTAGCATCCTCAGATGGTGTGTATGTCGTTCCTGCATTCGTTGGCCTTGGAACACCATACTGGGACTCTGAAGCGCGAGGGGCTATCTTCGGGTTGTCACGTGGGACAGAGAAAGAACATTTCATACGGGCAACTGTTGAAGCGCTCGCTTACCAATCAAAGGATGTCCTGCTCACAATGGAAAAGGATGCTGGTATGGATATCGGTGTTCTGCGAGTAGATGGGGGTGCAGTAGAGAACACATTTCTAATGCAATTCCAAAGTGACTTACTGCAAGGGGATGTTGAGCTTTCGAAATACCATGAAACAACAGCTCTCGGTGCTGCATATCTCGCGGGCATTGCAACAGGATTCTTTGGAACACTGGAAGACGTTGAAACGTTATGGACAAAAGAAACAACCTATTCACCTCTAATGAAAGTGGATGAACGTGATCGACTATATACAGGATGGAAAAAAGCGGTAGAAGCTACACGTATTTTTAAACCTTGA
- the mutL gene encoding DNA mismatch repair endonuclease MutL has translation MDIIKVMDDTLSNKIAAGEVVERPASIVKELVENAIDAESTVIEIALEEAGLMTIRVTDNGNGMSRKDAVQAFERHATSKISNDHDLFRIRTLGFRGEALASIASVSKIIMWTSDGETEGTEVQIDGGRLVKHDNAAFRKGTDITVSQLFFNTPARLKYMKTIQTELGHTIDLVNRLALSHPTIAFKLSHYSQVLLQTSGSGDQRRVLSDIYGIAVARKMVSFAGENADYSVSGHVTLPEMTRASRNYMTLIVNGRWVKSNAINHAILDAFHTYLPIGRSPISVINIEGDPYLTDVNVHPSKQHIRMSKEGELLALIKESVQKAIRKNTIVPDAIKKEPAKKNQSEQVNMWSQFRKERPAPVTAPLMTPLEKPEYQPYELSENESVDRTPLTVNEPTNRTPWTENEPSHVPDVEEQRELEKNFPALAPVGQVHGTYIVAQNEDGFFMIDQHAAQERIKYEFFRDKLSETDNGERQMLLIPLMFHYSADEKMKIEENMHLLQEVGIFLEEFGPSSYAVKEYPSWFPAGEETAIIEDIIEQVLTTRKVDIGKLREEAAIMMSCKRSIKANHHLTLADMERLLNDLAEAENPFTCPHGRPVLIHFTTYEIEKMFKRVM, from the coding sequence ATAGACATCATCAAAGTGATGGACGATACTCTGTCCAATAAAATCGCTGCGGGCGAAGTCGTCGAACGTCCTGCTTCCATCGTGAAAGAGCTTGTTGAAAATGCGATTGATGCAGAAAGTACTGTAATTGAAATTGCTCTCGAGGAAGCCGGACTCATGACAATCCGTGTAACAGATAACGGCAATGGAATGTCCAGGAAAGATGCTGTTCAAGCATTTGAGCGGCATGCAACGAGTAAGATATCGAATGACCATGACCTGTTTCGAATCCGGACACTTGGTTTCCGGGGAGAAGCACTTGCAAGTATTGCATCCGTGTCCAAGATAATTATGTGGACTTCCGACGGTGAAACGGAAGGCACAGAAGTCCAAATTGACGGGGGCCGACTTGTTAAACATGATAATGCGGCATTCCGCAAAGGGACGGACATTACTGTTTCCCAATTATTTTTCAATACGCCTGCACGCCTAAAATATATGAAAACAATCCAGACAGAACTGGGTCATACAATCGATCTCGTAAATCGGCTTGCACTTAGCCATCCCACAATCGCATTTAAACTCTCGCATTACAGTCAAGTGCTATTGCAAACATCGGGAAGTGGAGATCAACGCCGTGTTTTGTCAGATATATACGGCATAGCTGTCGCTCGTAAAATGGTAAGCTTCGCGGGAGAGAATGCGGATTACAGCGTTTCAGGTCATGTAACATTACCTGAAATGACACGCGCTTCAAGAAACTATATGACGTTAATCGTTAATGGTAGATGGGTAAAAAGCAATGCGATAAATCATGCGATTCTAGATGCATTCCACACGTATTTGCCGATAGGAAGATCTCCAATTTCAGTTATCAATATTGAAGGGGATCCCTATTTGACAGACGTCAACGTGCATCCTTCGAAACAACATATCCGCATGAGTAAAGAGGGCGAGTTGCTGGCGCTCATTAAAGAATCGGTCCAGAAGGCTATCCGGAAAAACACAATCGTTCCAGACGCTATAAAAAAAGAACCTGCTAAGAAAAATCAATCTGAACAAGTAAACATGTGGAGTCAATTCCGAAAGGAAAGACCTGCACCAGTCACAGCACCATTGATGACACCGCTAGAAAAACCTGAGTACCAACCATATGAACTTTCTGAAAATGAATCAGTGGATCGAACGCCGTTGACAGTAAATGAACCAACGAATCGAACACCGTGGACAGAAAATGAACCATCGCATGTTCCGGACGTAGAAGAACAGCGGGAGTTAGAAAAAAACTTTCCAGCCCTAGCGCCGGTTGGACAGGTCCATGGAACCTATATTGTTGCGCAAAATGAAGACGGTTTTTTCATGATTGATCAGCACGCAGCGCAAGAAAGAATAAAGTATGAATTTTTCAGAGATAAATTGAGTGAGACAGATAATGGAGAACGGCAAATGCTACTGATTCCTCTTATGTTTCATTACTCGGCAGACGAGAAAATGAAAATCGAAGAAAACATGCATCTATTACAAGAAGTCGGTATTTTTCTAGAGGAGTTTGGACCTTCTTCCTATGCGGTGAAGGAATATCCTTCCTGGTTCCCTGCAGGAGAAGAGACAGCTATTATCGAAGATATTATTGAACAAGTGTTGACCACACGTAAAGTCGATATTGGAAAACTGCGTGAAGAAGCTGCCATAATGATGAGTTGCAAGCGTTCTATCAAAGCGAATCATCATTTGACACTCGCGGACATGGAGAGGCTCCTGAACGATCTTGCAGAAGCCGAGAATCCTTTTACTTGTCCGCACGGCAGACCAGTGCTTATTCATTTCACGACGTATGAAATTGAAAAAATGTTCAAACGAGTGATGTAG